Part of the candidate division KSB1 bacterium genome, CCTAATTTGCAATCTGTGACAAGATTGGTGTGGACGGTCGGGTGCGTATTTTATTTAGGTCATGTCGTTAGCGCTTTTCAATTCTACCATGATTGGAGTCATCAGGCGGCTGTTTTTGAAACTGCGCGCCAAACCAAGGAAGTTGTCGGGGAAGCAGTCGGAAGTGGCATTTACATGACTTACTTATTTACACTGATTTGGGTTTTGGATGCCGCCTGGTGGTGGTTAAACGGTAGTACCGGATATTTCAGAAGGTCTAAGAAAATTTCACTGTCCATTCATTTGTTCCTGTTTTTCATTGTTTTTAATGGAACCATTATTTTTGAGGGCGGTCTTTTGCGCCTGTTGAGTGCACTGACGATAATTGCGTTGGTAGCGGTGTGGTATTACACATACAAATATCGAAACAGGTCTAATTCCGCTGCCAGGTCAAGTTTCAAAAAGTTATCTCTTACGCAAACTGAGAAAATGTAAATGCCGGACATAGCACCAACAATCTGTTATATAACTGCGGGCGCCGCAAACATGTATTGTGGCAGTTGCATGCGCGACAACACCCTGGTTGCAGCGCTACAGGAAATGGGATGTAATATCCATCTTTTTCCCACTTATACCCCAATTCTCACCGATGAAGAAGATGTTAGCGAAAATAAAATCATGTTGGGCGGACTCAACCTTTACCTGCAGCAAAAGTTTGGATTTTTTCGACGTCTGCCTGCCTCGTTTGATCGTTGGCTCAATAACCCACGGTTGATTAAGATACTCGCCTCCTCGAATTTACCGACTTCGGGACACGAGACCGGCGCCATGGTCCTTTCTTTGTTGAAAGGCGAATCAGGTAAACAGCGCAAAGAATTCATCAATATGCTTTTGTGGCTCAAAGAGCATGTTAAGCCGGACCTGATTAATTTAACCAATATTTTGATCGCCGGCTGTTTACCCCTGATAAAAAAACATCTTAACATCCCCGTGCTGGTGACATTGCAGGGGGACGACCTTTTTTTAGAGCAAATGATTGAACCTTACAAGAATCAGGCGATTAAGCGGATTCAAGAACTTGTGAAACAGGTGGATGGTTTTATCGTGTTCAGCCAATATTATAAGGATTTTATGTCTGACTACTTAACCATACCAAAACACAAAATTCATACTGTCCAAATGGGAATTAGTCTGGCTGGTTTAAATTCCAAGCGCATGGCATCTAATTCGGGCTCGCCAACCATCGGTTATTTTGCCAGAATAGCCCCTGAAAAAGGGTTGCACGTTCTTGTTGACGCTTTCATTCGTCTTCGCCAAATGCCGGGTATGCAGAACGTACGATTAAAAGCGGCAGGTTGGTTGGGCAGAAGTCACGAACCATATTTGAAAGATCAATTAACCAAGCTCAAAAATCATGGCTTGGAAACAGATTTTGAATATGCGGGTGTCCTTGATCGTCGTGAAAAGATTCATTTCTTGCAGAGCCTGGACCTTTTTTCCGTGCCAACGACTTATAAAGAACCGAAAGGGCTTTATGTGCTTGAAGCGCTCGCATGCGGCGTTCCCGTGGTGCAACCCGAGCATGGAGCATTCCCGGAATTGATTAAAGCAACCGGTGGCGGACAACTCGTGCCCCCTGACTCTCCCGAACACTTGGCACAAGCTTTACACCACCTGATTATTAGCCCTTCAATTCGAAAAGAGCTCGCCCGGCATGGACAAAGACGTGTTTTTGAGTCCATGACTGCGGAGGCCATGGCCGGAGATACGCTTGAGATTTATAAAAAATATCTTGGCGATGTATCCCAAAATGGCGCTGGCAGCCAGCCAAACGATCAAATTAGTGTTAGTGAATTACATGAATTGCAATCAACCAAAGTTCAATAAGCGAGTCCTGTATTTTTTGGTTGTTATGGTTTTTGTTGCATGCCAAAGACAAAATCGATCTCACAGGAATGCTCTATGAATCGGCGCGACTTTTTGAAAAAAACATCGAAAGCGACAATCGGGCTTGTGGCAGCTCCTTTAATCACCCAAATCAGACCTGCGTTTGCCAGGGGCCCTGAAGAGGCTGCCGAACAAATGGTAAAACGACTTTATAGTAGCTTGACTTCCGAACAGAGAGGGACCCTACTTTTACCCTGGACAAATTCGCGCAGACTACGCGTCGAAAATAACTGGCGTGTCGTCCGGCCTCGAATCCGGCAGATTTATTCCGGTGACCAGCAAGAGATGATCGAAGCAATCTTGAAAGGTGTCACCAGCGAGCAAGGTTACGACAAAATCACCCGCGCGATGCGGGATGACGCCGGCGGACTCGGGAACTATTCAGCTTGTCTGTTTAGCGATGGTGAAGACAAGCTTTCTTTTGTTCTGACTGGCCGCCATCAAACTATCCGGGCGGACGGAGGCGCTGAGAAAAACGCCGTCTTCGGCGGGCCCCTGTTTTATGGTCATGCCGTGGAATTTAACGAGCGCCCGGACCATCCCGGCAATGTCTGGTGGCATCAGTCGCGATTGGCCAGCAAAGTCTACCATGCACTTGACGGCAAGCAACAGAAAATTGCTTTGGTAAAGCACGGTTCGCCCGACGACAGAGCCTCGGCAGTTAGCCTTAAGGGGGCAAAAGGCCACTTCACGGGAATTCCTGTTAGCGAACTCTCTAGTGATCAGAAAGAACTGGTAGAGAAGGTCTTGCGGTCGCTTTTAGAGCCATATCGAGACTCAGATGTTGAAGAAGTCATGACCGCCATAAAAGCAAATGGTGGTTTGGACAAACTGTACATTAGCTTTTACCAGGATGGCGATTTACCGGATAAGGACGGCATCTGGGATCGCTGGAAACTGGAAGGTCCGGCTTTTGTTTGGTATTTTCGCGGATCGCCTCATGTTCAC contains:
- a CDS encoding glycosyltransferase family 4 protein codes for the protein MPDIAPTICYITAGAANMYCGSCMRDNTLVAALQEMGCNIHLFPTYTPILTDEEDVSENKIMLGGLNLYLQQKFGFFRRLPASFDRWLNNPRLIKILASSNLPTSGHETGAMVLSLLKGESGKQRKEFINMLLWLKEHVKPDLINLTNILIAGCLPLIKKHLNIPVLVTLQGDDLFLEQMIEPYKNQAIKRIQELVKQVDGFIVFSQYYKDFMSDYLTIPKHKIHTVQMGISLAGLNSKRMASNSGSPTIGYFARIAPEKGLHVLVDAFIRLRQMPGMQNVRLKAAGWLGRSHEPYLKDQLTKLKNHGLETDFEYAGVLDRREKIHFLQSLDLFSVPTTYKEPKGLYVLEALACGVPVVQPEHGAFPELIKATGGGQLVPPDSPEHLAQALHHLIISPSIRKELARHGQRRVFESMTAEAMAGDTLEIYKKYLGDVSQNGAGSQPNDQISVSELHELQSTKVQ
- a CDS encoding DUF3500 domain-containing protein gives rise to the protein MNRRDFLKKTSKATIGLVAAPLITQIRPAFARGPEEAAEQMVKRLYSSLTSEQRGTLLLPWTNSRRLRVENNWRVVRPRIRQIYSGDQQEMIEAILKGVTSEQGYDKITRAMRDDAGGLGNYSACLFSDGEDKLSFVLTGRHQTIRADGGAEKNAVFGGPLFYGHAVEFNERPDHPGNVWWHQSRLASKVYHALDGKQQKIALVKHGSPDDRASAVSLKGAKGHFTGIPVSELSSDQKELVEKVLRSLLEPYRDSDVEEVMTAIKANGGLDKLYISFYQDGDLPDKDGIWDRWKLEGPAFVWYFRGSPHVHTWINIGHKSDVLS